The genomic region CCGAGGCGCGCAAGTACGCGACCGTCCAGGACGCGCAGGCCGCGCGCGACGCCGAGAAGGCGAAGGTCGACGTGGAGGTCTACCAGCGCACGCAGAACGCCGAGGCGGCGAAGACCGCGGCCGTGAACGAGGCCGCGTCCATCACCGCGCTCGGGAAGGCGAACGCCGACGCGATCCAGGCCCGCGGCCAGGCGGAGGCCGAGGCGGCCGCCGCGCTCGCCGAGGCGCAGAACAAGCTGTCGACCGAGGCCCTGCAGGCGCGCATCATCGCGTCCATGCCGGAGATCGCGCGCGAGATGGCGGCTCCGCTGGCGAACGTCGACAACATGACGATCATCTCGGCGGACGGCGCGAACGCGCTCAACCGCTCGGTGGCCGAGAACATGGCGACGCTGCCGAAGCTGCTCAAGGACACGACGGGCATCGACGTCGCCACGGCGCTGAGCTCGTTCCTGGGGTCGACCGCCGCGGGCGCGTCGTCGGTCGGCGCCGGCACGACCTCCGCGGACGTGGGCCCGAAGACGGCCGCGTCCGAGGGCGCCGGGATCTGATCCCGGTGCCGCGGCTCCTCGGGGCGCACGCCGCCCCGGGGAGCACGGCGTGAGATCCCCGAGCCCGTTCGGGGCGCTGTGGGGCGCGAACGCGCTCTCCAACCTCGCGGACGGGCTCGTCTTCGTCACCATGCCGCTCGTCGCGGCGGGCCTCACCGACGACCCGCGCGGCGTCGCGGGCCTCGCGACCACGTACGCGCTCGTGCGGCTCCTGGTCGCGCTGCCCGCGGGCGTGTACGTCGACCGGCTCGACCGGCGCACGCTGATCGTCGTCGCGAACGCCCTCCGCGGCGTCGCCGTGCTGGGGCTCGCGGTCGCGATCCAGTCGGGCGTGGCGTCGCTGGCCGTGCTCTACGCGGTCATGGCCGTGGTCGGCGTGCTCGAGAGCGCCGCCGACGGTGCGGCGGTCGCCGTGCTGCCGTCGATCGTGCCGGGCGACCGGCTCGACCGGGCGAACGCCCGCATCACCGGCACGCAGCTCGTGGCGGACGAGTTCGTGGGACCGCCGCTCGGCGGGATCCTGTTCGCGCTCGCCGCCGCGGTGCCCGTCTACGCGACCGGCGGGCTGTGGGTCGCGGCCGGGGCGGTGGCGCTCGCGCTGCCGCGGCGCGCCCGCGACGTCCCCCTCGCCTCCCCGGCGACGGATGCGCCGCCGTCCGTCTTCCGCGAGGCCGCGGAGGGCGTGCGCTGGCTCGCGGGGCACCGCGTCGTCGGATCCCTCGCCCTCCTCGGCGGCCTCGCCAGCGTCGGCTACATGCTCCCGTTCTCGGTGCTCGTGCTCTTCGCGGGGGAGCGGCTGGGGCTCGACGCCGTCGGGTACGGCGTGCTGCTCGCCGCCAGCGCGCTCGGCGGCCTCGCCGGATCCGCGATCGCCGCGCCGCTGCGTGCCCGCCTCGGCTCCCGCCGGACCATCACCGCGGCCCTCGCGCTGGGCGCCGCGAGCCTCGGCGGGCTCGCCGTCACTCGGGATCCGATCGTCGCCGGGATCCTGCTCGCGCTCTACATCCTGCACGCCGTGGTCTGGAGCATCTGCGCGACCACGCTCCGCCAGCGGCTCGTCCCGGCGGATCTCCTCGGGCGCGTGGGCGCGGCCGGCCGGGTCGTCGGCCTCCTCGGCCTCGCGGCCGGATCCGCGCTGGGCGGCGCGCTCGCGACCTCGGGCATCGCGCTGCCGACGGTCGCGGGAGCCGTCGTCTTCTTGGGATGCGCGGTGCTCGCGGTCGTGGCGCTGCGCGGGGCGGCGGACGTCGACCGTAGGTTCTAGTCCCGGGGTGCTGGTGACGCGTCCATTTCATTCAGATGGAGTCCCGTCATTACTGTTAGGGAGCGCATCAACATCTGACCCATTTGTCGCAGTCGGCCTGATATCGGTTCCAGTTTTCCAAATTTCTGCATATTTTTCGCGAATCGCCGTGCTGGCGGCCTCGTCCGCGATGGGTGTTATTACGCCAGGTCGCTTGGTGATGGAATTCAGGCTGCTCCCAAATATGAGAACATCGCCACTTTCAGTGATGTAGAACCGATCATGCAGCTCCTTGCGGTTGACGTATCGCAGTCGTGGGGGTTCGTTGAAAACGCCTAATGTGCGGGCAAGAGAATCACGCTTCTGTCGCAGCTGATGATCCGATGTCAATACGCGCCGAACTGAAGACGAGCTACATAGATCGCCGAGTTGCCGCGCGTCAAGATAAGGATCCACTAGCAAGCCATTACCAAGGCTGGCAAGGAAATCAAGTATTCGCACGTACGCGACTGGGTCTTCAGGATCGATAATTACTGACAGTACGGAGTCGGAGTCGGCTAGAGGCTCGGGGGGGGGGGGCATCGAGATGGCGAGGCATTGCATCTCCGGTTGGCGTGAGTCGAACGGCTGCTGCCTCGCGTGAGTCGACCCATCCGAGTCTGGACATGTACTCCACGATATCTTCACCTGCACGAACTGGAACGTCGGCGAATTGACGCTGTAACTGCAAGGCAAATTGCCTACCTAAAGTCAATGTATTTAGTGACGAAACCGTAGGGCGCTTGCGCAATGGCGCGCGTACATACTCGATTATCTGAGTGGAGCTGATTTGAGCTCCGTATTTCGTAACTGCCGAGATGTACTTTAGGGCAAGATGAGCTTCTTCTTCTGCCAGCTTCATGCCGTAATGATACGACGGCTTGCCTACTCGGGCTCAGAGCAGTTTGCTTCGCTAGGACCAGGAGAACACGGGCGGCAATAAATTGGCCTAGCCCGCGTTCGGCAGCCGCACCTCCACGAGCCCGCCGGTGACGCGGGTCTCGAAGCGGGGCTGCGGCGCGGTGGCGGGGCCGTGGATCACCTCGCCGGTCTTCAGGCTGAAGACGCTGTCGTGCCACGGGCAGGTGACGCACGCCTCGCCCGTCTTCGGATCCGTGCCGAGCTCGCCCTCGTCGAGGGGCGCGGAGAGGTGGCTGCAGGTGTTGCTCAGCGCGTCCACCGTCATGCCGTCGCGGCGGACGAGGAGCGGGAGACCGGCCACGTCGCGCTTGGCGAGGCGGCCGTCGGGCAGCTCGTCGAGGTGGCCGAGCTCCTGCCAGCCGACGGGGAAGCGGTGCGGCACGTCCTCGGCGTGGTTGGCGCCGGCCGCCTGGCGGTACGCGAGGTGGCCGCCGAGGAAGCCGCCCGCCGAGACGAGGCCGAGGCCCGCGAGCCCGAGGACCTTGCCGCTCGTGTGCTTGCCGCGGGCGCGCTGGATCCACGACAGGCCGTACAGGCCCGTCGCGAGCGCGTTCGCCGCGGAGTGCACGATGCCGACGCGCATCTGCTGCTCGTGCAGCTGCGACCAGTCGGCGTAGCCGGAGACGATGGAGGGCGCCGCGCTGAGGATCCCGACGCCCACGAGCGCCCGGCTGGCCTTCTCGTTGCCCGGCAGGAAGTCCAGCACGGCGGAGGAGACCCACGCGCCGGTCGGGATCAGCACGGCGACCGGGTGCAGCGGGTGCCCGAACGGCACGCCGTGCAGCAGGTCGGCCAGCGCCCGCGGCTTGAGCAGCGCGGTGACGACGGCCTTCACCCGGTCGACGATCGGGTCGAGCGCCTCGGCGTCCTCGATCTTCGCGATGGCCGCGACGAGCTTCAGCTCCCGCATGGGGTCTCCTGCCGGTTCCGGCGCCGCCGTCGGCGCGCTGAGTCCAGGCAACGCCCGACCGGGAGCAGTGACAAGGGCGCGCGTTCCGCGATGAGGGTACGGGCGCCCGCATCCCTGGCCCGCGCGACGTCGCCCGGGCCGACCAGGTGGTCGGCCCGGGCGTCGGGCAGTGCGGTGGTGCGATGCGCCGGAGCGCGGTCCGCTATGGCGTCGGCATCCCGCCGTTGACGTTCAGCGTCTCGCCGACCACGTAGCTCGACTCGTTCGAGGCGAGGAACACGTAGGCGGGCGCGAGCTCGGCGGGCTGGCCGGCGCGGCCGAGCGGGGTCTGCTCGCCGAACTCGGGCAGCGCGTCCTCGGGCTGGCCGCCCGCGGTCTGCAGCGGGGTCCAGATCGGGCCGGGCGCGACGACGTTCACGCGGATGCCCTTCGGCGCCAGCTGGCCGGCGAGGCCCTTCGAGAACGCGTTGATCGAGGCCTTGGTCGTGGCGTAGTGCACGAGGTTCGGCGACGGCGCGTAGGCCTGGATCGACGACGTGTTGATGATGGACGAGCCGGGCTTGAGGTGCGGCAGCGCGGCCTTCGTGATCCAGAACATCGCGTAGACGTTGGTCTTGAAGGTCAGGTCGAACTCCTCGTCCGAGATGTCCTCGAGCGCGTCGACGTTCTGCTGCTTGCCCGCGTTGTTGACGACGATGTCGAGTCCGCCGAGGCCCTCGACCGCCTTCGCGACGAGCTCGCGGCTGAACTCCGCCGTGGCGATGTCGCCGGGGATGGCGACGGCCGTGCGACCGGCCTCCTCGATGAGGGCGACGACCGTCTTCGCGTCCTCCTCCTCCTCGGGGAGGTAGGAGAGCGCGACGTCGGCGCCCTCGCGGGCGTAGGCGATCGCGACGGCCGCGCCGATGCCGGAGTCGGCGCCGGTGACGAGGGCCTTGCGTCCCTCGAGGCGGTTGGATCCGCGGTACGTCTTCTCGCCGCGGTCCGCGGTGTCGTCGAGCGCGGAGTCGAGGCCGGGGCCGTCCTGCTGCTGCGCGCTGGGCTGGATGTCCGCGTACATCTTCGTCGGGTCCTGGAACGTGTACTGGTCGGTGCTCATGCGTCTCCTGGTGCTGTGGTGTGCGTGCGGGAAGTGGGGGAGTGGATCAGGCGGGCGGGGTGTCGTCCAGGTCGATGTCCTGGCCGGCGAGCTCGTTGTCGGCGAGCACGGGCTCGGCCTCGCCGTCGACGCCGAGGACGTCGGCCGTGGGCTCCGCGTCGGCGCCCATGACGGCGTCGTCGTCAGGCTCCTCGACGGGCTCGTCGGTGTCCGGGAGGACGGTCTCGCCGGCGACGGCGTCGTTCACGACGGTCTCGTTCGCGAGGGCCTCGGTGTCGAGCGCGGTGTCGTCGCCGGTGGAGTCGTCAGCGGGGGTGGCGGTCGCGTCGGTCACGGTCACGCACCGGCCTCGGGCTTGGGGTGGCCGGGGATCGAGTCGCCGCTGAGGTTGAGCTCGTCGGGATCCACGTCGATCTCGCCGACGTCGTCGGGGCCGCCCGATCCGGGGAGCACCTGCACGTCGTCCGCGGCGGCGGGGACGTCGTCGGAGACACCCTCGCTCTCGACGATCTGCTCGCTCTGCTTGACCTGCGTGTCGTCCTCGCTCTGCGAGATGAAGTCCTTGTCCTGGCGCGTGTCCGAGGTGTCGGCGGGCGCGAGGCGGGGGTCGTCGGTGTCCATGCGTCCGACGCTACGCTCGGCCTCCCGCGGCGTGTGGCGGCGTTCAGGCAACGCGCATGTGCGGCGTCCGGGACCCGTCGTGGCGGCGCGTCACGGGGCGGATCACTGGTCGTCCGGCCCCTCGCCGAACGGGTCGGGGGCGCCATCGCGGGCGTCCTCCTCCGCGGCCTCGGCCTGCTCGGCCACCGAGTCGGCGTCGATGGGCGCGGGCTCGGCCAGCGGGTCGTTCGGGGCGTCGGCGGCAGCCGGATCCGTCATGTCAGCGGCCCTCGGGGTCGACGTGCCCGGCGGCGTCGTCGGCGGGCGCGCTCATGTGCGAGTCGGCCGCGGTGACGGAGCGGTTGTCGGGGACCTCGGGGTAGGCGGCGCTCGCGGGATCCGCGTCCTCGACCTCGAGGGTGTCCTCCTCCGCGTGCCCGTAGCCGGTGCCGCCCGGCTCGCGGACCGCGTCGCCGACGCCGGCGGGAGCGCCGTCGGCGGAGACCACGTCGTCGACCGTCACCAGCCCGTCGGGATCGCCGGGTCCGCGCCCGGTGCGGATGCCGTCGGTCGGGTCGTCTGCGTCGCTCATGCTCCCCACCCTACGAGCGCCGATCCGTCGCGACCGGACTCCCGCGGATGTGCACGGGGCTGCCGGCACCCTGCGGCTCCCCGGTTGACTGGCGTCTCCCGTCCACGGGCCCCCGCCACTCCGGCAGATCGGCCGCCGAGCGCCCGACGCGACGGGCAGGGGAGGCGACGGCCACATGGACATGCGATACGGGATCACCCCCCACCGGGCACCGGCGCGGATGACGGGCACGGGTCCGGGCGGGCTGCCGTTCCGCGTCGTCAACGGCGACGCGTCCTACGTCAACGTGCCGGACGCGCTGAACGCGTGGCAGCTCGTCCGTGAGGGCGCCGTCGCCCTCGGCGCGGTGGTCGCGGCGTCGTTCACGCACGTGTCCCCGGCCGGTGTCGCGCGCGCCGGGGCGCTGGATGCGGTCGTCCGCGCCGACTCCGGGCTCGCCGCCGCCGAGGAGGTCGACGACGTGACGAGCGCGTACCTCCGCGCGCGCGACGCCGATCCGAGGTCGTCCTACGGGGACTTCGTCGCCGTCAGCCACGACGTCTCCCGCGGTCTCGCGACGCGCCTCGCGGGCATGGTCTCCGACGGGATCATCGCGCCGGGCTTCGAGGAGGGCGCCGTCGAGATCCTGCGCCGCAAGAAGAGGGGCGCGTTCGTCGTCCTGCACGCGGACGAGGGCTTCGTCCCGCCGCCCGAGGAGTCGCGGGAGGTCTTCGGGGTGCGTCTCACGCAGCCGACGGACCGGGTGGTCATCGACCGCGGGCTGCTCGCGGACGTGGACGGCGGGCCCCTACCGGATCGCGCCGCGGACGACCTGCTGCTCGGCATGGTCGCGCTCCGCTACACGCAGTCGAACTCCGTGGCCCACGTGCGGGACGGCGTCACGCTGGGGATCGGCGCCGGGCAGCAGTCGCGGGTGGACTGCACCCGGCTCGCGGGGGCGAAGGCCGACACCTGGTGGCTGCGGCGCCTCTCGGTCGTGCGGGACATGGCGTTCCGGGAGGGCGTCAGCAGGCAGGAGCGGATCAACTGCCGGATCCGGTGCCTCGAGGGCGACATGACGGCCGACGAGGCGTCGCGGCTGGCGGGCTCCCTGCTCGGCCCGGCTCCCGTCATCGGCGACGACGACCGGCGCGCGTGGATGGCCGGCCTCGACGAGGTGGGCTTCGTCTCGGACGGCTTCCTGCCGTTCCGGGACAACGTCGACCACGCGGTGCGTCACGGCGTGCGGTGCATCGCCGAACCCGGGGGATCTGTGCGCGCGGACGAGGTCGCGGCCGCCTGCGCCGAGCACGGGATCACCCGCGTGCGGACCGGTCTGCGGCTGTTCCACCACTGACCGCGAGCGCGTCCCCGGTCCCCGCGAGACGGCATCCGCGCCCCCGGATCGGGGTCGCGGCATCGCCTCGCGGAGGGTCCCCGCGAGTTCTCGTCGGCTGGGTTGCGTTCCCGTCCGAGCACCTTCATATTAGGTGAGCCTTGCCTAACTGAGCACGGTGCTCGTGACCCGGACACGGCTCCCCATCGAACCGACGAAGGACCCATGACCCTCTCCCCGCACGCCTCCCGCCCGTCCGATCCGACGCTCGACGATCCCCGCGCCGACCCGCGTGCGGAGGGCGCGGATCCCGCCCCCGAGCTCTTCTCCGACCGCTCGCTCCCCGGCTGGGACGCCGCCCTCCGCGCCGCCGCCGCCCACGTCCGCTCCGCCGCCCGCCGCGCCGACGGCCCGTTCACCGGCATCACGCCCGACCGCCTCCGCGGATCCTTCGCCGGGCTCGACCTCGACCGCCCGCTCGGCGGCCTCGACGACGCCCTCGACGAGCTCGACGACCTGTACCTCCGGGACGCCGTCTGGTTCCACGACCCGTCGTACGTCGCGCACCTCAACTGCCCGATCCTCATCCCGGCCATCGCGGGGGAGCTCATCCTCTCGAGCGTCAACACGTCGATGGACACGTGGGACCAGAGCGCGGGCGCGACCCTCATCGAGCGCGCGCTCATCGACTGGACCGTGGGCCGCGCGGGCCTCGGCGACGAGGCGGACGGCGTGTTCACGAGCGGCGGCAGCCAGTCGAACCTGCAGGCGCTCCTGCTCGCGCGCGACGAGGCGGCGGCCGTGCACGGGCTGTCGATGGATGACCGGCAGCGGATGCGGATCCTCGTGAGCGACGTCGGCCACTTCAGCGTCGAGAAGAGCGCGCGGATCCTCGGCCTCGCCCCCGACGCGGTCATCCGCGTGCCGAGCGACGACGCCAAGCGCATGCGGGTCGACGCCCTCGAGCGCGAGCTCGCGGGCTGCTACGCGGCCGGGCTCCTGCCCGTCGCCGTGGTCGCGACCGCCGGCACCACCGACTTCGGCAGCGTCGACCCGCTGCCCGCGATCGGCAACGTGTGCCGACGCGAGGGGATCTGGCTGCACGTCGACGCCGCGTACGGCGGCGGGCTGCTCACCTCGCTCCGGCACCGGCGCCTGCTCGACGGGATCGAGCGCGCCGACTCGGTGACGGTCGACTACCACAAGACCTTCTTCCAGCCCGTGAGCTCCAGCGCGCTCCTCGTGCGCGACGGCCGCACGCTCCGGCACGCGACGCTGCACGCCGACTACCTGAACCCCGCGGATCGCGCGCACGAGGAGATCCCGAACCAGGTCGACAAGTCGCTGCAGACCACCAGGCGCTTCGACGCGCTGAAGCTCTGGCTCACGCTGCGGACGGTGGGTGCCGACGGGGTGGGGCGGATGCTCGACGACGTGATCGCGCTCGCCGACCGCACGTGGTCCGCGCTGCGGCGGGAGCCGGCGCTCGAGGTGGTGGTGCGGCCCGAGATCAGCGCGCTCGTGTTCCGGTACGTGCCGGCGGGCGAGCGGGGCGGACCAGCGGGACCCGACGCGGGAGCGCGCTCGGACGCCGTGAACCGCGGCATCCGGCAGGCGATCCAGGACTCCGGCCGCGCGATGGTCGCCGCCACCCGCGTGGACGGGCGCGCGCACCTCAAGCTCACGCTGCTCAACCCGGCGACCACGGACGCGCACATCGCGGAGATCCTCGGGATGGTGGTGGCGGCGGGCGACGCGCTCGACGCCGGGCTGGTCGACGCGGCGCCCGGCGCGCCCGCCGCAGCCGCCGCCGCCGTCGCGGAGGCCGGCCGATGAGCGCCGCCCCCGACCGCGTCCACGACGTCGTCGCGATCGGCCTCGGCCCCGCGAACCTCGGGCTCGCCTGCCTCGCGGATCCTCTCGACCTCGACCTCGTCGTCCTCGAGCGGAAGCCGCGCTTCGACTGGCACCCCGGCATGATGCTGCCGACCGCGCACCTGCAGACGCCGTTCCTCGCCGACCTCGTGACGCTCGCGGATCCGACCTCGCGCTTCTCGTTCCTCGCCTACCTCAAGGACGCCGGGCGGCTCTACTCCTTCTACATCCGCGAGGACTTCTTCGTGCTGCGCAGCGAGTACGTCGCCTACTGCCGGTGGGCGGCGGAGCGCGCGCGGGGGATCGAGCTCGACCGCGACGTGCGGGCGGTCTCGTTCGACGAGGCCCTCGGCGCGTACGTCGTCGAGTCGGTCGACGCGGCGGGCACCGCGCACGTGCACCGCGGCCGGAACCTGGTGGCCGGCGTCGGCACGCCGCCCTGGCTCCCCGAGGCCGTCCGGGACCTGCCGGGCGTCGTGCACAGCTCCGGCTACCTCGGAGCCAAGGACGCGCTGCAGGAGCGGGACGCGATCACCGTGGTCGGCAGCGGGCAGAGCGCGGCGGAGATCTACCGCGACCTGCTCGAGGACGTGGACTCGCGCGGCTACCGGCTCGACTGGATCACGCGCTCGCCGCGGTTCTTCCCGCTCGAGTACACGCGGCTCACGCTCGAGATGACGAGCCCCGAGTACAGCGACCACTTCTTCGGCCTGCCCGCCGACGCGCGCGAGGTGCTGCTGCGCGAGCAGCGGAACCTCTACAAGGGGATCGACTCGGAGCTCATCGACGAGATCTTCCACGCGCTCTACCGGAAGCGGCTCGCGTTCGACGCGCTGCGCACGGAGGGGCGGCTCGCGGCAGGCGGCGACGCGGGATCCGGCGTGCCGACCCGGCTGCTCACCAACGCGGAGGTCGTGTCCGCGCGGCCGACGCCCGACGGCGGCGCGGTCCTCGGGCTGCGGCACGCGGAGACGGGCGCCGAGCGCGACTGGCCGACGGGCGCGGTGATCATGGCGAGCGGCTACGACGCACGGGCACCGCGGATCCTCGACGGGCTCGGCGACCGCGTGCATCGCGACGCGCGCGGCCGGCTCGACGTGGCGCGCGAGCACACGGTCGACGACGCGGGCACGCTCTTCGTGCAGAACGCGGAGGTGCACACGCACGGCTTCGTCGCGCCCGACCTCGGGATGACGGCGCACCGCAACTCGCGCATCCTGCGCGCCATCACGGGGCGCGAGGACTACGCGGTGGAGGAGCGGATCGCGTTCCAGGAGTTCGGCCTGCCCGACGACCTGCCCGCGGCCGGATCGGGGGTGCTCGCGTGAGCGCGCCCGTCGCCGAGGCGCCCGCCGCCGAGGCCATCGCCTACTCCCTCGACCTCCGCCCGCTCGACCCGGACGCCGACGCCGCGCTCGTGCACGCCTGGGTCACGGCGCCGCGCGCCCGCTTCTGGCAGATGGAGCACGCGACCCTCGACGACGTGCGGGCCGAGTACCGGTCCATCGCGGCGGATCCGCGGCGCGAGGCCTGGATCGGCCTCCACGACGGCGCCCCCGCGTTCCTCGTCGAGGCCTACGACCCGGCGGACGACCCCATCGGCGCCCACCTGGATCCGCTCCCCGGCGACCGCGGCATGCACCTGCTCGTCGCCCCGCCGACCGGCGACCCGCTGCCCGGGTTCACGACCGCGGTCATGCGCCACGTCGTCGCGCACCTGCTGCGGGATCCGGCCGTGCGGCGCCTCGTCGTCGAGCCCGACGTCCGCAACACCCGGATCCAGCGCCTCAACGAGCTCGTCGGCTTCCGACCGCTCCGCGTCGTCGACCTCGGCGCCAAGCACGCGCTCCTCAGCGTCGCCACGCGCGACGACGCCCTCCCGCACGCCTCCCCGACGGATGGACACGACATGACCCTCACCCACGACCACGCCCTCGACGTCCGCTCCGAGACCCGGCCGGCTGCCGCGGCGAGGACCGCCGAGCCGGATCCCCGCGTCCACCGCGCCGCGCACCTCCGCCCCGACGTCTGGGCCGCCGCCACCCGCCACCTCGCGAGGAAGGCGCTCGCCGAGTTCGCGCACGAGCTGCTCATCGCGCCCGAGCGCGTGGATCCGGAGCGGCCGCCCGGCGCGCCCCGCCGCCCGCACGGTCCGAGGGACTGGGCCGAGTACCGCGTCGCGAGCGCCGACGGCCGGAGCGCGTACGCTTACCGGGCGCGGATCCTCGAGCTCGACCACTGGGACGTCGACGAGTCGAGCATCCGCCGCACGGTCGACGGCGAGCCCGCCGAGCTCGACGCGACCGACCTCGTGCTCGACCTCCGCGACCGCCTGGGGATCACCGACGAGGTGCTGCCCGTCTACCTCGACGAGATCCAGAGCACGCTCTCGGCCGCCGCCTTCTCCCGCCTCCGCGACGTGCCCGACGCGCGCGGCCTCCTCACGGCGTCGTACGCGGAGGTCGAGTCGACGATGGACGAGGGCCACCCGTGCTTCGTCGCGACCAACGGCCGCATCGGCTTCGACCTCGACGACCACGACCGGTACGCGCCGGAGGCGGGTCAGGACGTGCGGATCCTCTGGCTCGCCGTGCACGCGCGCCTCGCCCGGTTCGCCGCCATCGACGGCCTCGACCGCGAGGCGTTCCTCGACGCGGAGCTCGGCGGATCCGCCCGCGCCCGCTTCCGCGCGCGCATGGAGGGGCTCGGCATCGACCCCGCCGAGCGGATCCTCGTGCCGGTGCACCCGTGGCAGTGGGAGAACGTCGTCACGGTGACCTTCGCCGGCCTCGTGGCCCGGCGCGAGATCGTGCTCCTCGGCACGGGCGACGACGAGTACGGCGCGCAGCAGTCCATCCGCACGTGGGCCAACCGCACGACCCCCGAGCGCTGCTACGTGAAGACGTCGCTGTCGATCCTCAACATGGGCTTCACGCGCGGACTCTCGCCCGCGTACATGGCGGTGACCCCGGCGATCAACGACTGGGTGCACGCGCTCGTCACGGGCGACGCGCAGTTCGCCCGGCTCGGCTTCGGGATCCTCCGCGAGGTCGCCGCGGTCGGCGTGCGCGACGAGCGGGTCGAGTCGGCCCTGCCGCCCGGCCACTCCCACGGGAAGATGCTGTCCGCGCTCTGGCGGGAGTCGCCCGTGCCCGGGCTCGCGGAGGGCGAGCGGCTGATGAGCATGACGAGCCTGCTGCACGTCGACGCGCACGGCGAGACGGTGCTCGGCGCGCTGATCGACGCGTCCGGGATCGGCGCGGCCGCCTGGCTCCGCCGGTGGCTCGACGCCTACCTCGTGCCGCTCGCGCACGCGCTGATCGCGCACGACCTCGCCTTCATGCCGCACGGCGAGAACGTGATCCTCGTGCTGCGCGACCACGTCGTCGTCCGCGTGCTGATGAAGGACATCGCCGAGGAGGTCGCCCTCTTCGAC from Clavibacter michiganensis subsp. insidiosus harbors:
- a CDS encoding Rieske 2Fe-2S domain-containing protein; its protein translation is MRELKLVAAIAKIEDAEALDPIVDRVKAVVTALLKPRALADLLHGVPFGHPLHPVAVLIPTGAWVSSAVLDFLPGNEKASRALVGVGILSAAPSIVSGYADWSQLHEQQMRVGIVHSAANALATGLYGLSWIQRARGKHTSGKVLGLAGLGLVSAGGFLGGHLAYRQAAGANHAEDVPHRFPVGWQELGHLDELPDGRLAKRDVAGLPLLVRRDGMTVDALSNTCSHLSAPLDEGELGTDPKTGEACVTCPWHDSVFSLKTGEVIHGPATAPQPRFETRVTGGLVEVRLPNAG
- a CDS encoding MFS transporter, giving the protein MRSPSPFGALWGANALSNLADGLVFVTMPLVAAGLTDDPRGVAGLATTYALVRLLVALPAGVYVDRLDRRTLIVVANALRGVAVLGLAVAIQSGVASLAVLYAVMAVVGVLESAADGAAVAVLPSIVPGDRLDRANARITGTQLVADEFVGPPLGGILFALAAAVPVYATGGLWVAAGAVALALPRRARDVPLASPATDAPPSVFREAAEGVRWLAGHRVVGSLALLGGLASVGYMLPFSVLVLFAGERLGLDAVGYGVLLAASALGGLAGSAIAAPLRARLGSRRTITAALALGAASLGGLAVTRDPIVAGILLALYILHAVVWSICATTLRQRLVPADLLGRVGAAGRVVGLLGLAAGSALGGALATSGIALPTVAGAVVFLGCAVLAVVALRGAADVDRRF
- a CDS encoding lysine N(6)-hydroxylase/L-ornithine N(5)-oxygenase family protein, encoding MSAAPDRVHDVVAIGLGPANLGLACLADPLDLDLVVLERKPRFDWHPGMMLPTAHLQTPFLADLVTLADPTSRFSFLAYLKDAGRLYSFYIREDFFVLRSEYVAYCRWAAERARGIELDRDVRAVSFDEALGAYVVESVDAAGTAHVHRGRNLVAGVGTPPWLPEAVRDLPGVVHSSGYLGAKDALQERDAITVVGSGQSAAEIYRDLLEDVDSRGYRLDWITRSPRFFPLEYTRLTLEMTSPEYSDHFFGLPADAREVLLREQRNLYKGIDSELIDEIFHALYRKRLAFDALRTEGRLAAGGDAGSGVPTRLLTNAEVVSARPTPDGGAVLGLRHAETGAERDWPTGAVIMASGYDARAPRILDGLGDRVHRDARGRLDVAREHTVDDAGTLFVQNAEVHTHGFVAPDLGMTAHRNSRILRAITGREDYAVEERIAFQEFGLPDDLPAAGSGVLA
- a CDS encoding phosphoribosylaminoimidazolecarboxamide formyltransferase; protein product: MDMRYGITPHRAPARMTGTGPGGLPFRVVNGDASYVNVPDALNAWQLVREGAVALGAVVAASFTHVSPAGVARAGALDAVVRADSGLAAAEEVDDVTSAYLRARDADPRSSYGDFVAVSHDVSRGLATRLAGMVSDGIIAPGFEEGAVEILRRKKRGAFVVLHADEGFVPPPEESREVFGVRLTQPTDRVVIDRGLLADVDGGPLPDRAADDLLLGMVALRYTQSNSVAHVRDGVTLGIGAGQQSRVDCTRLAGAKADTWWLRRLSVVRDMAFREGVSRQERINCRIRCLEGDMTADEASRLAGSLLGPAPVIGDDDRRAWMAGLDEVGFVSDGFLPFRDNVDHAVRHGVRCIAEPGGSVRADEVAAACAEHGITRVRTGLRLFHH
- a CDS encoding pyridoxal phosphate-dependent decarboxylase family protein codes for the protein MTLSPHASRPSDPTLDDPRADPRAEGADPAPELFSDRSLPGWDAALRAAAAHVRSAARRADGPFTGITPDRLRGSFAGLDLDRPLGGLDDALDELDDLYLRDAVWFHDPSYVAHLNCPILIPAIAGELILSSVNTSMDTWDQSAGATLIERALIDWTVGRAGLGDEADGVFTSGGSQSNLQALLLARDEAAAVHGLSMDDRQRMRILVSDVGHFSVEKSARILGLAPDAVIRVPSDDAKRMRVDALERELAGCYAAGLLPVAVVATAGTTDFGSVDPLPAIGNVCRREGIWLHVDAAYGGGLLTSLRHRRLLDGIERADSVTVDYHKTFFQPVSSSALLVRDGRTLRHATLHADYLNPADRAHEEIPNQVDKSLQTTRRFDALKLWLTLRTVGADGVGRMLDDVIALADRTWSALRREPALEVVVRPEISALVFRYVPAGERGGPAGPDAGARSDAVNRGIRQAIQDSGRAMVAATRVDGRAHLKLTLLNPATTDAHIAEILGMVVAAGDALDAGLVDAAPGAPAAAAAAVAEAGR
- a CDS encoding glucose 1-dehydrogenase, producing MSTDQYTFQDPTKMYADIQPSAQQQDGPGLDSALDDTADRGEKTYRGSNRLEGRKALVTGADSGIGAAVAIAYAREGADVALSYLPEEEEDAKTVVALIEEAGRTAVAIPGDIATAEFSRELVAKAVEGLGGLDIVVNNAGKQQNVDALEDISDEEFDLTFKTNVYAMFWITKAALPHLKPGSSIINTSSIQAYAPSPNLVHYATTKASINAFSKGLAGQLAPKGIRVNVVAPGPIWTPLQTAGGQPEDALPEFGEQTPLGRAGQPAELAPAYVFLASNESSYVVGETLNVNGGMPTP